One segment of Salvelinus fontinalis isolate EN_2023a chromosome 12, ASM2944872v1, whole genome shotgun sequence DNA contains the following:
- the LOC129867712 gene encoding pro-neuregulin-4, membrane-bound isoform-like — translation MADHDDPCNELETSYCMNGGTCLKIPFMDNYLCLSCSENYKCSRCELYQLLITAHDAGETGLITAVVIMVLLILVVFTVVVSYTCK, via the exons ATGGCAG ACCATGATGACCCATGTAATGAGTTAGAGACTTCCTACTGTATGAATGGAGGAACATGCTTAAAAATTCCTTTTATGGACAATTACTTGTGT CTCAGCTGCAGTGAGAACTACAAATGCAGTCGGTgtgagctgtaccagctgttgatCACTGCACACGATGCAGGTGAGACAGGACTGATCACTGCTGTGGTCATCATGGTCCTTCTTATTCTAGTCGTGTTCACAGTAGTCGTCTCCTACACCTGCAAGTAA